Proteins encoded together in one Ipomoea triloba cultivar NCNSP0323 chromosome 4, ASM357664v1 window:
- the LOC116017509 gene encoding uncharacterized protein LOC116017509 — MALNFLFPLLLFSVTTTAQDCPYPCFPPPSGPGNNSPATTTPPSPPSQTASNPPATILTPPAVGGGGGYNPYNNPPPDFMNSIAPPPPDPILPWFPYYSKKSPHADADQQSSSASFPAGLSSSTTMKMIITTIVPIKLFLIFTFIFQ, encoded by the coding sequence ATGGCTTTAAACTTCTTGTTTCCTCTCCTCCTCTTCTCAGTGACGACCACCGCACAGGACTGCCCGTATCCCTGCTTTCCGCCGCCCTCCGGCCCTGGAAACAATTCTCCGGCAACTACAACACCGCCTTCGCCACCATCCCAAACAGCCTCCAATCCTCCTGCCACTATTCTCACTCCACCGGCGGTTGGCGGCGGTGGAGGTTACAATCCTTACAATAATCCCCCGCCGGATTTTATGAACAGCATCGCACCACCGCCCCCGGACCCTATCTTGCCGTGGTTCCCATATTACTCCAAAAAGTCTCCCCATGCTGATGCTGATCAGCAGTCATCATCGGCGTCCTTCCCAGCTGGATTATCATCATCAACCACCATGAAGATGATCATTACCACCATAGTTCCAATAAAGCTTTTCTTGATTTTCACTTTTATTTTCCAGTAG